The proteins below are encoded in one region of Dysgonomonas mossii:
- a CDS encoding AAA family ATPase has product MKILAIRGRNLASLEGEFDIDFTVEPLKSSGIFAITGQTGAGKSTILDALCLALFDNAPRLNKAESSVNVYDVEDKTITQKDSRNILRRGTSEGYAEVDFIALNGDKYRSRWMVRRARGKADGALQATSIKLNNLTKNNEEQGTKSNLLNRIVELIGLTFDQFTRAVLLAQGDFANFLKAKSSEKAELLEKLTGTEIYSKISVSIYQKTTGARTALDLILQRMNDIKLLTDEELGVLISEKKTKNEELKPFKIQTNQIERKLSWIKEDQQIKYELDLAEKELEIIQTAIREASSRYEYMDMIDKSLEIRDPYIEFINKNNGQKNILAEIENNESSLKSISEQLEKISKSLSETKKTQQESEIKYNSLKPDMNLAKELDLKIQVLIEKQAESKKELETYRKQLLNSDQTIANLKDSKEKTTKDKDQLEKWFSDNEAYKTIVSKIDLIENLINTAYSAQQQKRNASNSLNTNISMLATSQEQLKTLDAEAERLNNLLPTEIINLRHKLVDGEACPVCGSSHHPFKDNVEQSQKINEEELETNKQRVQNNIDKLKRQIEQTQKGITEFETYIKNFAEQYTNSYNNLKDNLNLLPDWEIKFNSAVLSKELSSFTSQWNENKERLDSSVLLLENVSARIITDEKAKNLILENISNKERSHRTEEEAYQKNIEQRKQLLDGKSVVEVEKYYTNLRESQSKLFEDLNTEKEKVDAQKSSLTGKIEQQKKDSEANEKEIDRLKIQIDEWLKDEKHQINAKILKDLISKSREWINQEKLYLTEIQNKRLTTEATLAERKKRGLKHQESEDKPLDEETKDSLSENINIISGLTENINKRLSEIEVTLLSHERGKEQFKTFEKELKEKSELYENWAKLNDLLGSANGNKFKTIAQGYTLDVLLSYANKHLEDLTQRYSLEKIPDTLALQVVDNDMLGEVRSVHSLSGGESFLISLALALGLSSLSSNRMKIESLFIDEGFGALDIDTLSIAMDALDNLQTQGRKIGVISHVEEMKERITTQIQVIKSANGRSSVRIVG; this is encoded by the coding sequence ATGAAGATATTAGCAATCAGAGGGAGAAATCTGGCATCACTGGAAGGTGAATTCGATATTGATTTTACTGTCGAACCTCTAAAATCGTCAGGGATATTTGCTATCACAGGGCAAACAGGCGCCGGTAAATCGACTATATTAGATGCCCTTTGTCTTGCTCTTTTCGATAATGCTCCGAGATTAAATAAAGCAGAATCTTCTGTCAATGTGTATGATGTAGAAGACAAGACGATCACCCAAAAAGATAGTCGTAATATTCTAAGAAGGGGGACGAGTGAGGGTTATGCCGAAGTTGACTTTATTGCCCTGAATGGAGATAAATATCGTTCCCGATGGATGGTAAGACGAGCTAGAGGGAAAGCTGATGGAGCTTTACAAGCAACGTCTATCAAATTGAATAATCTTACTAAAAATAATGAGGAACAAGGAACCAAAAGTAATTTACTCAATCGGATTGTAGAACTAATTGGGCTAACTTTTGATCAATTTACACGCGCCGTTTTGCTGGCTCAGGGAGATTTTGCAAATTTCCTTAAAGCTAAGTCGAGCGAGAAAGCTGAATTGTTGGAAAAACTGACAGGAACAGAAATATATTCTAAAATATCAGTTTCCATCTACCAAAAAACAACTGGAGCGAGAACTGCTCTTGATCTGATTCTCCAACGGATGAACGATATCAAACTTTTAACCGATGAAGAGTTGGGAGTACTCATCAGTGAGAAAAAGACAAAGAACGAAGAATTAAAACCATTCAAAATTCAAACTAATCAGATAGAGAGAAAACTATCATGGATTAAAGAAGATCAACAGATAAAATATGAACTCGATCTGGCTGAGAAAGAACTTGAAATTATTCAGACAGCGATAAGAGAAGCTTCTTCACGCTACGAGTACATGGATATGATAGATAAATCCTTAGAGATACGGGATCCTTATATTGAATTTATCAACAAGAATAATGGGCAGAAAAATATATTAGCTGAAATAGAAAATAATGAGTCTAGCCTTAAAAGCATATCCGAACAATTAGAAAAGATTTCTAAATCTCTCTCTGAAACTAAAAAAACACAGCAAGAGTCAGAGATAAAATATAATAGTCTAAAGCCCGATATGAATTTAGCTAAAGAGCTCGATCTGAAAATTCAAGTCTTAATAGAGAAGCAGGCTGAGTCAAAAAAGGAATTGGAAACATACAGGAAGCAGTTGTTAAATTCTGATCAAACTATAGCTAATTTAAAAGATTCTAAAGAGAAAACGACTAAAGATAAGGATCAACTGGAAAAATGGTTCTCGGATAATGAAGCTTACAAAACTATTGTATCAAAAATTGACCTGATAGAAAACCTTATTAATACAGCCTATTCTGCACAACAACAAAAAAGAAATGCATCTAACAGTTTGAATACAAACATATCCATGTTGGCAACATCTCAGGAGCAACTGAAAACGTTGGACGCAGAAGCCGAACGATTGAACAATCTTCTACCCACAGAGATAATTAATCTTAGACATAAATTGGTAGATGGCGAGGCTTGTCCTGTTTGTGGGAGTTCTCATCATCCGTTTAAAGATAATGTTGAGCAATCTCAGAAAATAAATGAAGAGGAATTAGAAACTAATAAGCAGAGAGTTCAGAATAATATCGACAAATTAAAAAGACAGATTGAGCAAACCCAAAAAGGTATAACAGAATTCGAAACTTACATCAAGAATTTTGCGGAACAATATACCAACTCATACAATAATCTAAAAGATAATTTGAATCTACTCCCCGACTGGGAAATAAAGTTTAACTCAGCAGTTTTAAGTAAAGAACTCTCTTCGTTTACCTCCCAATGGAATGAAAACAAAGAAAGATTAGATAGCTCTGTCTTATTGCTAGAGAACGTTTCAGCCAGAATTATTACCGATGAGAAAGCAAAAAACCTTATTCTCGAAAACATATCCAATAAGGAGAGATCGCACCGGACAGAAGAAGAGGCATATCAGAAGAATATAGAACAACGTAAGCAACTTCTGGATGGTAAGTCAGTAGTAGAAGTTGAGAAATATTATACTAATCTAAGAGAATCCCAATCTAAACTATTTGAAGACTTAAATACCGAGAAAGAAAAAGTTGATGCACAAAAATCCTCTCTGACTGGTAAAATAGAACAACAGAAGAAAGACTCCGAAGCTAATGAAAAAGAAATAGATCGTCTTAAAATACAAATAGACGAATGGTTAAAAGACGAGAAGCATCAGATAAATGCTAAAATACTGAAAGATTTGATTTCAAAATCACGGGAATGGATCAATCAAGAAAAGCTGTATCTTACAGAAATACAAAATAAACGGCTGACGACAGAGGCGACATTAGCCGAGCGAAAGAAAAGAGGTTTGAAACATCAGGAATCAGAGGACAAACCTTTAGATGAAGAAACAAAAGACAGCTTATCTGAAAATATAAATATAATCTCTGGACTAACTGAAAATATAAATAAACGACTATCCGAAATAGAGGTTACTTTATTGAGCCACGAAAGAGGGAAAGAGCAATTCAAGACTTTCGAAAAAGAATTGAAGGAAAAATCAGAGCTTTATGAAAATTGGGCAAAGCTCAATGATCTCTTGGGTTCTGCCAATGGCAATAAATTCAAGACTATCGCTCAAGGCTATACACTGGATGTGTTACTAAGCTATGCAAATAAACATCTTGAGGATTTAACTCAACGTTATAGCCTGGAAAAAATCCCTGATACATTAGCTCTGCAAGTTGTAGATAACGATATGTTGGGAGAGGTTCGCTCAGTACATTCATTATCGGGTGGAGAATCGTTCCTGATATCTTTGGCTTTGGCGCTTGGTCTGTCTTCTCTTTCATCAAACAGGATGAAAATAGAATCTCTCTTTATTGACGAAGGCTTTGGTGCATTGGATATTGATACCCTTAGTATTGCTATGGATGCATTAGATAACCTACAGACTCAGGGACGGAAGATTGGAGTTATCTCCCATGTGGAAGAAATGAAAGAACGCATAACAACTCAGATTCAGGTGATAAAGTCTGCAAATGGGAGAAGTAGTGTGAGAATTGTAGGATAG
- a CDS encoding exonuclease SbcCD subunit D — MIMLHTADWHIGQYFFGYDRKEEHTYFFDWLKKTIKEQQVDILLVAGDIFDSPNPSAESQKIYYRFLREVTTENPNLQIVIIAGNHDSSGRLEAPNPLLEEMNVYIRGIVSKNEDGEIDCRQLFVPLSKDGEVQAWCIAVPYLRQGDYPNAESYAKGVSALYDKLHSELQQIKETDLPVIVMGHLQATGSEISENDRSERTIIGGLECISPEVFDKKDIVYTALGHLHKPQRVSKRENVRYAGSPLPMSFAEKNYKQGANLIEIENGQLKNIERLDFEPLVGLISLPKQPKPLAEILEEIKSLPDGEITKASPYLELKVLLTEPEPSMRNQIEEALQGKAVRLAIAVPFKVKSDRKSKVITYEELKTINPMEMAEDVFTSRYGNEMPDKMKSLLQTVIHEINL; from the coding sequence ATGATCATGCTCCACACCGCCGATTGGCACATAGGACAATACTTTTTCGGTTATGACCGTAAAGAAGAACATACATATTTCTTTGACTGGCTAAAAAAGACGATCAAAGAACAGCAAGTGGATATACTACTTGTTGCCGGAGATATATTTGACAGTCCGAACCCATCTGCCGAATCGCAAAAAATATACTATCGTTTTCTTAGAGAAGTAACAACAGAGAATCCCAACCTACAAATAGTTATCATTGCAGGTAATCATGATTCTTCCGGGCGATTAGAAGCCCCGAATCCTCTTCTGGAAGAGATGAATGTATATATAAGAGGAATCGTTAGCAAAAATGAAGATGGAGAAATTGATTGCCGACAGCTATTTGTACCTCTATCTAAAGATGGAGAAGTGCAGGCTTGGTGCATTGCAGTACCCTATCTTCGTCAAGGAGATTATCCCAATGCTGAGAGTTATGCAAAAGGAGTTTCTGCTCTTTATGATAAACTACATTCGGAGTTGCAACAAATAAAAGAAACCGATTTGCCAGTTATTGTAATGGGGCACTTACAGGCAACGGGCTCTGAAATTTCCGAGAATGATCGTTCCGAACGAACTATTATCGGAGGTTTGGAATGTATCTCTCCTGAAGTATTTGATAAAAAAGATATTGTTTATACGGCTTTAGGTCATTTACATAAACCACAAAGAGTATCCAAACGTGAGAATGTGCGTTATGCGGGCAGTCCTTTACCGATGTCTTTTGCGGAAAAAAATTACAAGCAAGGAGCAAATCTGATCGAAATAGAAAATGGTCAATTGAAAAATATAGAGCGTTTAGACTTTGAACCATTAGTGGGTTTAATTAGCTTACCTAAACAGCCAAAACCGTTAGCTGAAATTCTAGAAGAAATAAAATCATTACCTGACGGTGAAATAACAAAAGCATCTCCTTATTTGGAATTGAAAGTTTTATTGACTGAGCCGGAGCCATCCATGCGCAATCAAATAGAAGAAGCATTACAAGGTAAAGCTGTTCGGTTGGCAATTGCTGTTCCTTTTAAAGTTAAATCGGATAGAAAATCAAAAGTGATTACCTATGAAGAATTAAAGACAATCAATCCGATGGAAATGGCAGAAGATGTTTTTACAAGTCGTTATGGTAACGAGATGCCCGATAAGATGAAATCTCTTTTACAAACAGTGATACACGAAATCAATTTATGA